Proteins found in one Stanieria cyanosphaera PCC 7437 genomic segment:
- a CDS encoding alpha-amylase family glycosyl hydrolase — translation MWEVEATKCQLEEGRVYYYWFKVRNTEPYDSGNVNQILYCTDPIAFTIDRRVRAPKPENVLIGKTGISSSAPASVILYQNRKLIPCDPDGRIIDWNNDTSPRELPPNNKLVIYELPTRWTRLTSRDGIEVGNGTFKDALALLVPNLLAPTFLTVAALNNRAHLLELGINAFELLPPADSDQPDQWGYGTSNYFAADFELGFPVSAPEPTASHDLVELIKTCHQKNIRFFKDTVMAFATGTSLRNINFLDFFVKFGSGDPEQEGRDGFGGDLIKYNYSVSGYEPISGKQNNLFPARAFLKAYLFHWLTYYRVDGLRLDSVNNIKNYDFLEEVKNFSRAVWKERQGNDGNFLVIGESIGFQRAMLDQKRLDSFWNEDFKYRVKSAVVGRNYKDDPNFETTIRKMIDCRNLNLGFQDGSQVINYITSHDVEGEGAERLYNYLDFFKIYEKEQRIKLAFVCLLTAVGIPMILAGDEFADRMDNDIFNVSGDERNFRKQVDPVNFSRWDDEWRKRVFYYVARLIKFRTKSEALAVNDTDFIHVDFNQGKRILAWKRGSGNDVVVVVANFSDWGSDLHSPNAKYLVQNWPPLPSGKKWHEITQERDIPIEWAGKEPIFPWEAKVYAVV, via the coding sequence TTGTGGGAAGTTGAAGCTACCAAGTGCCAACTTGAAGAAGGCAGAGTTTACTACTATTGGTTTAAAGTTCGCAACACAGAACCTTATGATTCTGGTAATGTCAATCAAATACTCTACTGCACCGATCCCATAGCATTTACTATCGATCGTCGCGTTCGCGCTCCTAAACCTGAAAATGTTCTAATAGGTAAGACAGGCATTTCCAGTTCAGCTCCGGCTAGTGTCATTCTTTATCAAAACAGAAAGTTGATTCCCTGCGATCCTGACGGCAGAATTATAGATTGGAATAACGACACTTCTCCAAGAGAATTACCACCTAATAATAAACTAGTCATCTACGAATTACCAACTCGCTGGACGCGCCTTACCTCGCGTGACGGAATTGAAGTTGGCAACGGAACATTTAAGGACGCTTTAGCTTTGCTAGTTCCAAACTTATTGGCTCCAACCTTTTTAACAGTTGCTGCTCTTAACAACCGAGCGCATCTCCTCGAATTGGGAATCAACGCTTTTGAATTACTACCTCCAGCAGATAGCGACCAACCTGACCAATGGGGTTATGGAACTTCCAACTATTTTGCTGCTGATTTTGAACTGGGTTTTCCTGTTTCCGCACCCGAACCGACAGCCTCGCATGACCTCGTTGAATTGATTAAAACCTGCCATCAAAAAAATATTCGTTTTTTTAAAGATACGGTTATGGCGTTTGCTACCGGAACTTCGCTTCGGAATATTAACTTTTTAGATTTTTTTGTCAAATTTGGTAGTGGCGATCCCGAACAAGAAGGACGAGATGGCTTTGGCGGAGATTTGATCAAATATAATTACTCAGTATCGGGATACGAGCCAATAAGTGGGAAACAAAACAATCTTTTTCCCGCACGTGCTTTTCTTAAAGCTTATTTGTTTCATTGGCTGACTTACTATCGAGTAGATGGTTTGCGTCTTGATAGCGTCAACAATATTAAAAACTATGACTTTCTTGAGGAAGTCAAAAATTTTTCACGTGCTGTTTGGAAAGAACGTCAAGGCAATGATGGTAACTTCTTGGTTATTGGAGAAAGTATAGGCTTTCAACGTGCCATGCTCGACCAAAAACGGTTAGATAGTTTTTGGAATGAGGATTTTAAGTATCGCGTCAAATCTGCGGTTGTGGGAAGAAATTACAAAGACGATCCTAACTTTGAAACTACCATACGCAAAATGATCGATTGTCGTAATCTCAATCTGGGTTTTCAAGATGGCTCTCAAGTCATTAACTACATTACCTCTCATGATGTCGAGGGAGAAGGTGCCGAGCGACTTTATAATTACCTCGATTTTTTCAAAATATATGAGAAAGAACAGCGTATTAAACTAGCGTTTGTTTGTCTGTTGACAGCAGTAGGAATTCCTATGATTTTGGCAGGCGATGAATTTGCCGATCGAATGGACAATGATATTTTTAATGTCTCAGGAGATGAGCGAAATTTTAGAAAGCAAGTCGATCCAGTTAACTTCTCTCGTTGGGATGATGAATGGAGAAAGCGTGTTTTTTACTATGTAGCTCGACTAATTAAGTTTCGTACCAAATCGGAGGCACTAGCAGTTAACGATACTGATTTTATCCACGTAGATTTCAACCAGGGTAAGCGTATTCTTGCCTGGAAACGAGGTTCTGGAAATGATGTTGTCGTTGTAGTGGCTAATTTTTCTGACTGGGGAAGCGATCTTCATAGTCCTAATGCAAAATATCTAGTCCAAAACTGGCCTCCACTTCCTTCTGGTAAAAAGTGGCATGAAATTACTCAAGAGCGCGATATTCCTATTGAGTGGGCAGGCAAAGAACCTATTTTTCCTTGGGAAGCAAAAGTGTATGCTGTTGTTTAG
- a CDS encoding DUF1350 family protein, with the protein MPIYSFENQNKPEFEAHFKFQPLSFSWVAIHPNPKGIIQFIGGALFGSFPTIFYDFFLRKLFAEGYTIIALPFRFTFDHWSVSLQLLREHYVLRQEIIEKVIDLQYDPQIYLDDANYLWVGHSLGCKYILLLELLSGFEEPKTDGLNWEEIWQQIKPNLPESNDEAVQKVARQLEKLKDKIEDIYDEWLKIKKTIEKLVGYGIDLKGLFIRNESSLLIAPDISDTSSAIPIESVAKLIDNLGLGVKPTKKQTQLLIENSPLFSLTAILSFEKDMIAGNLQNLTGDSDVFWLVNTLKNRLRGVKQLKNAYHLEPHGHQVDKYVVDFPGSIIVWSTGLIFAPLIAFSLPAKAFFNEVRKPIIKKLSERAILEETAISLL; encoded by the coding sequence ATGCCGATATATTCTTTTGAAAACCAAAATAAACCTGAATTTGAAGCCCATTTCAAATTTCAACCACTCTCTTTTAGTTGGGTCGCTATACATCCAAACCCAAAAGGAATTATTCAATTTATTGGAGGAGCTTTATTTGGTTCTTTTCCAACTATTTTTTACGATTTCTTCTTAAGAAAATTATTTGCAGAAGGATATACAATTATTGCGCTTCCGTTTAGATTTACCTTCGATCATTGGTCGGTTTCTCTACAACTTTTACGAGAACATTATGTTTTACGCCAAGAGATTATCGAGAAAGTAATCGATTTACAGTATGACCCTCAAATTTATTTGGACGATGCTAATTATCTTTGGGTAGGTCATAGTTTAGGATGTAAATATATCTTGCTATTAGAGTTATTATCAGGATTTGAAGAGCCTAAGACAGATGGGTTAAATTGGGAAGAAATTTGGCAACAAATTAAACCTAATTTACCTGAATCAAATGACGAAGCTGTGCAAAAAGTTGCTCGACAACTAGAAAAGCTAAAAGATAAAATTGAAGACATTTATGATGAATGGCTAAAAATTAAAAAGACTATAGAAAAACTGGTTGGATATGGCATTGACCTTAAGGGATTGTTTATTAGAAATGAATCTTCTTTACTCATTGCGCCAGACATTAGCGATACAAGCAGTGCTATTCCTATCGAATCAGTAGCCAAACTCATTGATAATTTAGGATTGGGTGTAAAACCTACCAAAAAACAAACACAATTATTAATCGAAAATAGTCCTTTATTCTCTCTTACAGCAATTCTTTCTTTTGAAAAAGATATGATAGCTGGCAATCTACAAAACTTAACTGGTGATAGTGATGTTTTTTGGCTTGTCAATACTTTAAAAAATCGTTTGAGAGGAGTTAAACAGCTTAAAAATGCTTATCATCTAGAACCGCATGGACATCAAGTAGATAAATATGTAGTTGATTTTCCAGGTTCGATAATTGTTTGGTCAACTGGACTAATATTTGCACCTTTAATTGCTTTTTCTCTGCCTGCAAAGGCATTTTTTAATGAGGTGCGCAAACCTATTATTAAAAAGCTTTCAGAACGAGCAATACTTGAAGAAACAGCTATTAGCTTATTGTAG
- a CDS encoding DNA/RNA non-specific endonuclease: MKIPDRIERAASRRVESARDRIQNAKEHIANGTSLRAETDLNRALERVKVVANVNAATAAKIVNYENPADLGLTGESLRKAEAIQGNTADYVGVAWLEAGRIASNAVARIIFRDGEPRGTGFLVSDQLLLTNNHVIEDKDRATGLIVEFRYEIRLGETAPAPIRFELDSSTFFVTEDRDDLDFTLIALGRQLTPGVNLTDFGCCPISSSSAKHSVGEPVTIVQHPDGYYKQVVLRENRIVHRGDNVLHYIADTEGGSSGSPVFNDAWQVVALHHWGSPHREQSADTNVNEGIRISAIVTELQTRSGRMNSSQQQLLQEAFNAPPLQDFGTRIVEIRHTGGPQAILPNLPVNILSNVTDSERTEERGRGGPASRIDPVYANRRGYNESFLENFLVPMPQLNATQSSKAARVRGIGSSDNPYELKYQHFSVVLNAERRMAFFSICNIDGSKRISVDRDSGKATSGPEATENWAIDPRVPEESQLNDAFYRRLRNALRGGDFFARGHLTRREDPNWGRAETAERANNDTFHHTNACPQVQTAFNGSQQAWQGIENYVLNAADDSNLRVTVITGPVFGEDDPTYDDEEFGTIALPRQFWKIVARVEDDKPLVIAILADQSEAMDLLFAARRDAREAIWDWPARLSKDYISTVTTIEELTGLDFGNLANYDVYAQETRENRLLVTSPETLFLRRFSVAGHGFGRYTSISEFLDRWERRKQTVDTAEESAVQKRTPPKPKKRERKIVEIEARVARVFADDLNGAKHQQFTIVPNKWISGTEAAKAEVEEARENGQEVRVAIRFGDSRGLADRVPGIRENVELKLKGEWISARDAFDVGGEDIPVLHFTHDPIGWICTSDDCFS; encoded by the coding sequence ATGAAAATACCAGATCGAATCGAGCGGGCGGCAAGTAGAAGGGTTGAATCCGCACGCGATCGAATTCAAAATGCTAAGGAACATATCGCCAACGGTACTTCGCTCAGGGCAGAAACAGACCTAAATCGAGCTTTAGAGCGAGTGAAGGTTGTCGCTAACGTCAATGCTGCAACTGCTGCAAAAATTGTAAATTATGAAAACCCTGCCGATCTAGGACTTACAGGAGAGTCTTTACGCAAGGCAGAAGCGATTCAAGGTAATACTGCTGATTACGTCGGCGTAGCTTGGCTCGAAGCTGGGCGAATTGCCAGTAATGCCGTCGCTAGAATTATTTTCCGAGATGGTGAACCCCGAGGGACTGGATTCCTCGTATCCGATCAGTTGTTGCTGACCAACAATCATGTAATTGAAGACAAAGATCGTGCTACCGGACTGATAGTAGAATTTCGTTATGAAATCAGATTGGGGGAAACCGCGCCCGCTCCCATCAGATTTGAACTCGACTCCAGCACTTTCTTCGTGACCGAAGATCGAGACGATCTAGATTTTACGCTGATTGCCTTGGGTCGGCAGCTTACTCCCGGAGTAAATTTAACCGACTTTGGTTGTTGTCCGATTAGTTCCAGCAGTGCAAAGCACTCGGTGGGAGAACCAGTTACGATCGTTCAACATCCCGACGGTTATTACAAACAAGTCGTACTGCGGGAAAACCGGATCGTACATCGAGGCGATAATGTTCTACATTACATTGCTGATACAGAAGGTGGGTCGTCGGGTTCGCCAGTTTTTAACGATGCATGGCAAGTTGTCGCACTCCATCATTGGGGATCGCCACACCGAGAGCAATCGGCTGACACAAATGTAAATGAGGGAATTCGGATCAGTGCGATCGTCACAGAATTGCAAACGCGATCAGGCAGAATGAATAGCAGTCAGCAGCAATTACTCCAAGAAGCGTTTAACGCTCCACCACTGCAAGATTTTGGCACTCGTATAGTCGAAATTCGCCATACTGGAGGACCTCAAGCTATTTTGCCCAATCTGCCTGTTAACATTTTGTCGAACGTTACAGATTCTGAGAGGACTGAAGAACGCGGAAGGGGCGGACCTGCTAGCCGGATCGATCCCGTCTATGCCAATCGGCGGGGTTACAACGAAAGCTTTCTAGAAAATTTTCTCGTTCCTATGCCTCAATTAAATGCTACTCAGAGCAGCAAGGCTGCACGGGTAAGAGGCATTGGTAGTAGCGACAATCCATACGAACTTAAGTATCAGCATTTTAGTGTCGTACTGAATGCAGAACGTCGAATGGCTTTCTTTTCTATTTGTAATATTGATGGGTCTAAGCGCATCAGTGTCGATCGCGATAGCGGAAAAGCTACAAGTGGGCCAGAGGCTACGGAAAATTGGGCGATCGATCCTCGCGTACCAGAAGAGAGCCAACTTAACGATGCCTTCTATCGAAGGTTGCGAAACGCTTTACGAGGTGGAGACTTCTTTGCCAGAGGACATCTGACTCGACGGGAAGATCCTAACTGGGGACGAGCCGAAACCGCCGAACGCGCCAACAATGATACATTTCACCACACCAATGCCTGCCCTCAAGTGCAGACAGCCTTCAATGGATCGCAACAAGCTTGGCAGGGAATTGAAAACTACGTTCTCAATGCTGCTGATGACTCTAACCTTCGGGTTACAGTGATTACCGGGCCAGTATTTGGGGAAGACGATCCCACGTATGACGATGAGGAGTTTGGGACGATCGCTCTACCAAGACAGTTTTGGAAAATTGTCGCTCGCGTAGAAGACGATAAACCGCTAGTTATTGCTATTTTGGCGGATCAGAGCGAAGCTATGGATTTGCTATTTGCGGCGCGGCGCGATGCTCGCGAAGCTATCTGGGATTGGCCTGCTCGGCTCAGTAAAGACTACATTTCAACTGTCACCACGATCGAGGAATTGACGGGACTCGACTTTGGAAATCTTGCCAATTATGACGTTTATGCCCAGGAGACCAGAGAAAATCGGTTATTGGTGACTTCGCCCGAAACGCTTTTCCTCCGTCGCTTCTCTGTCGCCGGACATGGATTTGGTCGCTATACTTCGATCAGTGAGTTCCTTGATCGCTGGGAGAGGCGAAAGCAGACCGTCGATACTGCTGAAGAATCAGCAGTACAGAAAAGAACCCCTCCCAAGCCCAAAAAGCGCGAACGGAAAATAGTCGAGATTGAGGCTAGAGTGGCTCGCGTATTTGCCGACGATCTCAATGGAGCCAAACACCAGCAATTTACGATCGTTCCTAATAAATGGATTTCTGGAACCGAAGCAGCAAAAGCTGAGGTTGAGGAAGCAAGGGAAAATGGGCAAGAAGTCAGGGTAGCAATTCGATTTGGCGACAGTCGAGGTCTGGCAGATCGCGTTCCGGGTATCCGTGAAAATGTCGAACTGAAACTCAAAGGTGAGTGGATTTCCGCACGGGATGCTTTCGATGTGGGTGGGGAAGATATTCCCGTACTCCACTTTACTCACGATCCGATCGGTTGGATCTGCACGTCCGATGATTGCTTCAGTTAA
- a CDS encoding matrixin family metalloprotease — protein sequence MTNNPTNENQPNNDLAQTNEFELLTPEEIAQKSNSQVHVFGDGVVCDTEPRYIEPRGPEIVLDATNGFIPLWEKNTTLRWRFQQRSFLAFRNPEAAKASIRRLFDRAFSAWGDAAPIKFEENSQLWDFEILVRRNDECDRNGCVLASAFFPNPFQNNQLVIYPQMLARTEQTQVNTLIHEIGHIFGLRHFFAKISETDAPSVVFGVDREVSIMNYGPKSQLTDDDKADLKRLYELVWSGQLTKINQIPIRSIKAFHTTF from the coding sequence ATGACAAATAACCCCACAAACGAAAACCAGCCAAATAATGATTTGGCACAAACCAATGAATTTGAGTTGCTCACTCCAGAAGAGATAGCTCAAAAATCAAACTCCCAAGTTCATGTCTTTGGTGACGGAGTAGTGTGCGACACCGAACCCAGATATATCGAACCACGTGGACCCGAAATTGTCCTTGATGCCACAAACGGATTTATTCCACTTTGGGAAAAAAATACAACGTTGCGGTGGCGATTTCAACAACGCTCTTTCCTCGCCTTCAGAAATCCAGAAGCGGCTAAAGCATCGATTAGAAGACTGTTTGACCGTGCTTTCAGTGCTTGGGGTGATGCTGCTCCGATTAAATTTGAAGAGAATAGCCAATTATGGGACTTCGAGATCTTAGTCAGAAGAAATGATGAGTGCGATCGCAACGGGTGCGTATTAGCAAGTGCTTTTTTCCCAAACCCATTCCAAAATAATCAATTAGTGATTTACCCGCAGATGCTCGCTCGGACTGAGCAAACGCAGGTTAACACGCTAATTCATGAAATCGGTCATATCTTTGGATTGCGGCACTTCTTTGCCAAAATCAGCGAAACTGATGCTCCCAGCGTAGTTTTTGGGGTAGACAGAGAAGTAAGCATCATGAATTATGGCCCTAAAAGTCAGTTAACCGACGATGATAAGGCAGATCTCAAACGCCTGTACGAACTGGTATGGAGCGGTCAGTTAACGAAGATTAATCAAATTCCAATTAGATCGATAAAAGCATTTCATACAACTTTCTAG
- a CDS encoding LysR family transcriptional regulator: MDKLKSLMIFIQSAQSGSFSKTARHLGMAPSAVSRAVLRLEDELGVRLLQRTTRSLTLTEDGEQFYKRARHILNDLEEAELEIKQSQSRPTGTLRLDLSFTFGKLHIAPALMQFAARYPELSLNVSFNDRFVNPIEENIDAVVRVGVPSDSSLIMQHLANTQYTTYASPQYLAQYGIPTTPAELSQHRCVNFIFPQTRRDVNWKFERDGKSMELPVDAYLRFDNSEVVLDMVIQGAGVAQMPKFMAAIAVARGELQPILQDYIPQTELPISILYPQKQYLSAKVRVFVEFMKELITALKQSDIVG; this comes from the coding sequence ATGGATAAACTCAAAAGCTTGATGATTTTCATACAGTCTGCTCAAAGTGGCAGCTTTTCTAAAACAGCTAGACACCTAGGCATGGCTCCATCAGCCGTGAGTCGCGCTGTATTACGATTAGAAGACGAATTAGGAGTACGCTTGCTACAGCGCACGACTCGCAGTTTGACCCTAACTGAAGACGGCGAACAATTCTATAAACGCGCTCGACACATTCTCAATGATTTGGAAGAAGCTGAACTAGAAATCAAGCAGTCACAATCTAGACCGACTGGAACGTTGCGGTTAGATTTAAGCTTTACGTTTGGCAAACTGCACATTGCTCCGGCGTTGATGCAATTTGCAGCACGTTATCCTGAGCTAAGTTTGAATGTTTCGTTTAACGATCGCTTCGTGAACCCGATTGAAGAAAACATTGATGCAGTAGTACGAGTCGGAGTGCCCAGTGATAGTAGCTTAATCATGCAGCACCTAGCAAATACGCAATACACGACCTATGCTTCGCCACAGTATCTAGCTCAATATGGGATACCGACAACCCCTGCTGAACTATCGCAGCATCGCTGTGTCAACTTTATCTTTCCACAGACTCGACGAGACGTAAATTGGAAGTTTGAACGAGACGGAAAATCAATGGAGCTTCCGGTAGATGCTTACCTGCGCTTCGACAACTCAGAAGTCGTTTTGGATATGGTGATTCAGGGTGCAGGAGTAGCGCAAATGCCAAAGTTTATGGCGGCGATCGCAGTCGCGCGAGGCGAACTTCAACCGATTCTTCAAGACTATATTCCCCAGACTGAGTTACCAATCTCTATACTGTATCCGCAAAAGCAATATCTTTCAGCGAAAGTTCGTGTGTTTGTGGAGTTTATGAAAGAGTTAATAACTGCATTAAAACAATCAGATATCGTAGGCTGA
- a CDS encoding NmrA/HSCARG family protein has protein sequence MTQLSNTEQIILVTGATGNQGGAVARHLLQRGKFKVRALVRDPNKRAAQVLQQAGAELTVGDFSDRVSLDRAMQGVAGIFSMQDFRGGAETEICEGKAVADAAKAANIQHFVYSSVGSAERNTGIPHFDSKFQVEEYIRAIGLPHTILRPVFFFYNYNMLRPVVESGTLPQPLRPDTKLQQLSEEDYGAMVALVFERPADFLGREIEVASVEMTMTEISAAFSRVLAKNVEYQQIPFEAFEQQVGAELTTMYRWFEAVGYEADLAQLKRDFPKLSDFDSYLRDRGWA, from the coding sequence ATGACACAGCTTAGTAACACAGAACAAATCATTTTAGTGACTGGAGCGACAGGCAATCAGGGCGGTGCAGTAGCGCGCCATCTTTTACAGCGCGGTAAATTTAAGGTGCGTGCGCTGGTACGCGATCCGAATAAGCGTGCGGCTCAGGTACTTCAGCAAGCAGGTGCAGAACTAACGGTTGGAGATTTTAGCGATCGGGTCTCCCTCGACCGGGCAATGCAAGGAGTCGCGGGTATTTTTTCAATGCAGGACTTCCGAGGCGGAGCGGAAACCGAAATTTGTGAGGGTAAAGCGGTTGCAGATGCGGCAAAAGCAGCAAACATCCAACATTTTGTCTATAGCTCAGTCGGCAGCGCAGAACGTAATACAGGCATTCCACACTTTGACAGCAAGTTTCAAGTCGAGGAGTACATTCGAGCGATCGGACTGCCTCATACGATTCTGCGTCCTGTGTTCTTCTTTTATAACTACAACATGTTGCGCCCAGTAGTGGAATCGGGAACGCTTCCCCAACCGCTTCGCCCTGACACCAAATTACAGCAACTCTCTGAAGAAGATTATGGGGCAATGGTCGCCCTAGTGTTTGAACGCCCTGCCGACTTCTTAGGTCGCGAAATAGAAGTTGCCAGTGTCGAAATGACGATGACTGAAATTTCAGCAGCGTTTAGCCGAGTACTCGCAAAAAACGTCGAGTACCAGCAAATTCCATTTGAGGCGTTCGAGCAGCAAGTTGGAGCCGAACTCACGACGATGTATCGCTGGTTTGAAGCAGTCGGCTACGAGGCAGATCTCGCTCAATTGAAACGCGATTTCCCTAAGTTGAGCGATTTTGACTCTTATTTGCGCGATCGCGGTTGGGCATAA
- a CDS encoding NAD(P)-dependent oxidoreductase, producing MNVLIIGATGPTGQKLVQQALAQGHEVTVLVRNPDKFEQPDDSTEGTASLPLHVLKGDVLDPDSLQTAMSGQQAVVSSLGSKLSRKPITLLSEGTKNLIQAMQQQGVRRLVCITGLGAGDSKGHGGFIYDRLILPLLLKEIYKDKDRQEAVVRDSSLDWTIVRPAPFHNGAATGNYRVFTDLINVTASKISRADTAAFVLKQLSDDLYLHQTPLISE from the coding sequence ATGAACGTTCTAATTATTGGTGCGACAGGCCCGACTGGACAAAAACTCGTGCAACAAGCCCTAGCTCAGGGACACGAAGTAACTGTGCTAGTTCGCAATCCTGACAAGTTTGAGCAACCCGATGACTCTACAGAGGGAACGGCTTCGCTTCCCTTGCACGTTTTGAAGGGCGATGTCCTCGATCCTGATTCTTTGCAAACTGCAATGTCTGGTCAGCAAGCTGTTGTGAGTTCATTGGGCAGTAAACTTAGCCGCAAACCTATCACTCTACTTTCTGAGGGAACAAAAAACCTGATTCAAGCGATGCAGCAGCAAGGGGTGCGGCGGTTGGTTTGTATCACAGGTCTGGGTGCAGGAGATAGCAAAGGACACGGTGGGTTCATCTATGACAGGCTGATTTTACCACTGTTGCTTAAAGAAATTTACAAAGACAAAGACCGTCAAGAAGCCGTGGTTCGCGACAGCAGTTTGGATTGGACTATTGTTCGTCCCGCTCCATTCCACAATGGAGCAGCGACTGGTAACTATCGCGTTTTTACTGACCTAATTAATGTGACCGCTAGTAAAATATCCCGTGCTGACACCGCAGCCTTTGTCCTGAAACAACTGAGTGACGATCTCTATCTACACCAAACCCCGCTGATTTCTGAGTGA